In the Carassius auratus strain Wakin chromosome 50, ASM336829v1, whole genome shotgun sequence genome, one interval contains:
- the LOC113066663 gene encoding overexpressed in colon carcinoma 1 protein homolog, with protein MGCGNSSATSTTAGGPAEAAKDVTEEPSPDDEKRRNYGGVYVGLPADLTTVAASQSKSTRKD; from the exons ATGGGATGTGGAAATTCCTCCGCCACCAGCACGACAGCAGGAG GTCCAGCAGAAGCTGCCAAGGATGT GACAGAAGAACCATCACCAGATGATGAGAAGCGAAG GAACTATGGAGGAGTGTATGTGGGTCTTCCTGCTGATCTGACCACAGTAGCTGCCAGCCAATCAAAGTCCACACGTAAAG ACTGA